The proteins below come from a single Alnus glutinosa chromosome 9, dhAlnGlut1.1, whole genome shotgun sequence genomic window:
- the LOC133876794 gene encoding uncharacterized protein LOC133876794, with protein MAEEQKPVLLRDYYVPTTYTPSSSLQLPVITAAHYEIKPSIIQMLPSFYELDNEDPYKHLDEFLEICLTMRLQNISEDALRMRKTNQIRKTITGFSQIEGEPFHETWDRMKDLLRRCPRHAVPKWQLIQCFYDGLTEPHRQMVDASCGGTFMLKSEDDAWILFENLAENSLHHSSFGRRAPASKNQRSETIFGVSHSLDVTTKVDALSRKLDQIMAAGFAPTTVSHIPPPQEVCSFCSKPSHQAKDCSVLGQFSEVPHEQVNAAISRPVNDPYSHSYNPGWRNHQNFSWRAPGNQGPTIGVHNQAHPLPPNQSYNPNYRPYQYQSAAPPRNFAFEDKVLTALGNLEANTQLLNSHSQSIAKLEGQVGQLANAFNQRKEGKLPSQPIANPKGQYMVDGSASNSTTHEQVQAITTLRSGRTVDNQVRQKDTEEGESQSNPKIPLENPKDKLKTTPEIPYEPRAPFPERLKEPPSAVKQGERYQEMMDVFKKVQVIPPYAKFLKDLCT; from the exons ATGGCTGAAGAACAAAAGCCCGTGTTGTTGAGGGATTATTATGTTCCCACTACATACACCccttcttcaagccttcagCTGCCGGTCATTACGGCAGCTCATTATGAAATTAAGCCCAGCATTATTCAAATGCTCCCATCTTTTTATGAGCTTGATAACGAGGACCCCTATAAGCATCTTGATGAATTCCTTGAGATCTGTTTAACTATGAGATTACAGAACATTTCTGAAGATGCTTTGCGTATGC ggaaaacaaaccaaatacGGAAAACCATAACCGGTTTTTCACAAATAGAGGGGGAACCTTTTCATGAAACTTGGGATAGGATGAAGGACCTTCTACGGAGGTGTCCACGTCAtgctgttcccaagtggcaACTTATTCAGTgtttctatgatggcttgacaGAGCCTCATAGACAAATGGTAGATGCCTCCTGTGGGGGTACGTTTATGCTTAAAAGTGAAGATGATGCGTGGATTCTGTTTGAAAACTTAGCTGaaaattctttacaccattcatcattTGGTCGTAGGGCACCTGCGTCTAAGAACCAAAGAAGTGAGACAATTTTCGGAGTAAGCCATTCCTTAGATGTGACTACTAAGGTAGATGCCTTATCAAGGAAATTAGATCAGATTATGGCTGCTGGTTTTGCACCTACAACTGTTTCTCACATTCCACCTCCACAGGAAGTTTGCTCATTTTGCTCTAAACCATCGCATCAGGCCAAAGATTGCTCCGTCTTAGGACAATTCTCTGAAGTTCCTCATGAGCAAGTAAATGCAGCCATCTCCAGACCGGTTAATGATCCATATTCTCATTCGTATAACCCAGGATGGAGAAATCATCAAAATTTCTCTTGGCGAGCTCCAGGGAATCAGGGACCGACTATAGGAGTGCATAATCAGGCACACCCTTTGCCTCCTAATCAATCCTATAATCCCAATTATCGACCCTATCAGTATCAGTCAGCTGCTCCTCCAAGAAATTTTGCTTTTGAGGATAAGGTTTTAACTGCACTTGGCAACTTGGAAGCAAATACTCAATTGCTGAATTCTCATTCCCAATCGATTGCCAAGTTAGAAGGTCAAGTTGGACAGCTGGCAAATGCATTTAATCAGAGAAAAGAAGGGAAACTTCCCTCCCAACCAATAGCCAACCCTAAGGGACAATACATGGTCGATGGGAGTGCTTCCAACAGCACCACCCATGAGCAAGTCCAAGCGATTACAACTTTGAGGAGTGGAAGGACAGTCGATAATCAGGTCAGGCAGAAAGACACTGAAGAAGGTGAATCCCAATCAAATCCAAAGATACCCCTTGAGAATCCAAAAGATAAGTTGAAAACCACTCCTGAGATACCTTATGAGCCTAGAGCTCCATTCCCTGAACGTCTCAAGGAGCCTCCTAGTGCTGTGAAGCAAGGAGAAAGATATCAAGAAATGATGGATGTTTTTAAAAAGGTACAAGTTATCCCACCTTATGCTAAGTTTTTAAAAGATTTGTGTACTTAA